A window of the Dunckerocampus dactyliophorus isolate RoL2022-P2 chromosome 19, RoL_Ddac_1.1, whole genome shotgun sequence genome harbors these coding sequences:
- the LOC129172051 gene encoding trace amine-associated receptor 1-like, giving the protein MAPEVVVNRTHLIHPCYELDHLYYVPSKTHSLQCVLLNIFLCLLCVIIICGNLLIIISVVYFKQLHTPTNYLILSLAVADLLVGVLVFPLSVEFTVTYCAYQEELLCKVRSSVDVTLSTASILHLCCISIDRYHAVCKPLTYRTTITVHVVVFMILVSWSLSVLVAIGFLVAELNYAKCTEECYIDVLLANILGVICAFYLPVSVMICIYVKIFLVAQKQARSIQNTSYQSRTTGAAVSKMERKATKTLTIVMGVFLICWSPFFLYFSVYLLNQVLIPIAVVETLTWLALSNSMLNPFIYAFFYSWFQSAFKMIVSGKIFKGDFCSTRLH; this is encoded by the coding sequence ATGGCACCAGAGGTCGTCGTTAACCGAACTCATTTGATACATCCTTGTTATGAACTAGATCATCTGTATTATGTACCGTCAAAAACCCATTCCTTACAGTGTGTTTTATTGAATATATTTCTTTGTTTATTATGTGTCATCATAATATGTGGAAACCTTCTCATAATCATCTCTGTGGTTTATTTCAAACAGCTTCACACTCCTACTAATTATCTCATTCTCTCTCTGGCAGTGGCTGACTTGCTTGTTGGTGTTTTAGTGTTTCCCCTCAGCGTAGAATTCACCGTCACTTATTGTGCCTATCAAGAGGAACTGCTTTGTAAAGTGCGAAGCAGCGTCGACGTAACACTGAGCACTGCTTCTATTTTACATTTATGCTGTATTTCTATAGATAGATATCATGCAGTGTGTAAGCCTCTGACTTATAGAACTACAATCACTGTTCATGTTGTTGTGTTCATGATCTTGGTGAGCTGGAGTCTCTCTGTTCTAGTTGCGATTGGCTTTTTGGTTGCAGAATTAAACTATGCAAAGTGTACAGaagaatgttacattgatgttttgcttgcaaatatttTGGGAGTCATTTGCGCCTTTTACCTACCTGTGAGTGTAATGATATGTATCTATGTAAAGATCTTCCTTGTCGCACAGAAACAGGCACGCAGCATCCAAAACACAAGCTATCAGAGCAGGACGACAGGAGCAGCTGTCAGTAAGATGGAGAGAAAGGCCACCAAAACTCTGACTATAGTTATGGGTGTTTTCCTCATCTGTTGGAGTCCTttctttctgtatttttctgtgtATCTTTTAAACCAAGTGTTGATACCGATAGCGGTTGTTGAAACACTTACCTGGCTGGCTCTGTCAAATTCAATGCTCAATCCATTCATTTATGCTTTCTTTTACAGCTGGTTCCAgtctgcttttaaaatgattgtaTCAGGAAAAATATTCAAAGGAGATTTTTGTAGCACCAGACTTCACTGA